A region of Moorena producens PAL-8-15-08-1 DNA encodes the following proteins:
- a CDS encoding AAA-like domain-containing protein, which produces MSTGAYQVGGCLPPDATTYVVRTADGELYQQLLAGEFCYVLNSRQMGKSSLRVRTMKRLQNQGVACASIDITELGTQQVTPEKWYGGLTKTLINRFGLQEKLSFRSWLNDHKDIPPVQLFREFIEEVLLIQIAEPIVIFIDEIDSVLQLAFKDDFFALIRACYNKRAENYAYNRISFVLLGVATPGDLIADKDRTPFNIGRAVELHGFQLHEVEPLVRGLEGHVSNPQAVIEEIVKWTGGQPFLTQKLCQLVVSSGCWDPPQILTSLDPPQPPLTSLDPPQPPLTRGEMEKEWIEKPLTSFDPPQPPLTRGEKEKPWIEKVSSGCWDPPQPPLTRGEKEWIEKPLTSFDPPQPPLTRGEKEWIEKSLTRGEREKPWIERLVRSHFIDNWEATDEPEHLKTIRDALSEPLRERILCNEQRAAYLLELYQQVWQQGEVVANNSFEEGKLQLSGLVVKHRLGTSPVLKVYNPIYREVFNQDWINQELAQLRPYSEAFRAWVASDCQDQSLLLRGQTLKNAQAWAKGKNLSYQDQQFLAASEKKQIEEQIAQKERDAELERERKDREAAQKRNLVLTEANRKAKRQMLFGLGVLILALLGAGISVKIAAIRVINANRQVDSAKIERDQAKEEVKYVSQLSELAVRLDSANKRSEAARARKQAALSFEIQDYELKQAMLLSNISIAYQQLEQFDQANKAVSESLDILANSDKINSLEHSALLAQSLNIQARLLAAQGDTQRASSGYAKAFDTIQLLGSDLTRINPAILVYFREIVESVYKEFIGLLLDCKETGSKQHNLIKVRQIIESLHLTELNNFREIVPLNPNLIEIDQIDSQAAVIYPIILDDRLEVILHLPGQPLHRYSTALSAEEVEETLSRFNQLVYQPHRRVWRILSPKVYELLIKPAETKLAKSSIKTLSRICAQ; this is translated from the coding sequence ATGAGTACAGGAGCCTATCAGGTTGGGGGATGCCTACCACCGGATGCTACTACTTATGTGGTGCGTACGGCTGACGGGGAACTTTATCAGCAGTTGCTGGCTGGAGAGTTTTGCTATGTCTTGAATTCCCGCCAAATGGGGAAGTCTTCCCTGAGAGTGCGAACCATGAAACGGCTGCAAAACCAGGGGGTGGCTTGTGCATCCATTGATATTACGGAATTAGGAACCCAACAGGTTACCCCAGAGAAATGGTATGGCGGCTTAACCAAAACTCTGATTAACCGATTCGGTCTACAAGAAAAATTATCATTTCGGAGCTGGCTCAATGACCACAAAGATATTCCCCCAGTACAGCTTTTTCGGGAGTTTATCGAAGAAGTCTTACTGATCCAAATTGCCGAACCGATTGTTATTTTTATTGATGAAATTGATAGCGTTCTGCAACTGGCGTTTAAAGATGACTTTTTTGCCCTAATTCGAGCCTGTTATAACAAACGGGCGGAAAATTATGCCTATAATCGCATCAGTTTTGTGCTGTTGGGGGTGGCGACACCGGGGGATTTAATAGCAGATAAAGACCGCACCCCGTTTAATATTGGACGAGCTGTTGAGTTACATGGCTTTCAACTCCATGAAGTTGAGCCGTTAGTCAGGGGATTGGAGGGACATGTCAGTAATCCCCAGGCCGTGATCGAGGAGATAGTCAAGTGGACAGGAGGACAACCGTTTCTTACTCAAAAGCTCTGTCAGTTGGTGGTGAGTTCTGGGTGTTGGGATCCCCCCCAAATCTTAACAAGTTTGGATCCCCCCCAACCCCCCTTAACAAGTTTGGATCCCCCCCAACCCCCCTTGACAAGGGGGGAGATGGAGAAGGAGTGGATTGAGAAGCCCTTGACAAGTTTCGATCCCCCCCAACCCCCCTTAACAAGGGGGGAGAAAGAGAAGCCATGGATTGAGAAGGTGAGTTCTGGGTGTTGGGATCCCCCCCAACCCCCCTTAACAAGGGGGGAGAAGGAGTGGATTGAGAAGCCCTTAACAAGTTTCGATCCCCCCCAACCCCCCTTAACAAGGGGGGAGAAGGAGTGGATTGAGAAGTCCTTAACAAGGGGGGAGAGGGAGAAGCCATGGATTGAGAGGTTAGTGCGATCGCATTTTATTGACAACTGGGAAGCTACCGATGAACCAGAGCACTTGAAGACCATACGCGATGCTCTTTCAGAGCCGCTACGCGAACGCATTCTTTGTAATGAGCAACGGGCTGCCTATTTGTTGGAATTGTATCAGCAGGTGTGGCAACAGGGGGAAGTTGTTGCTAATAACAGTTTTGAAGAGGGCAAGTTACAGTTATCTGGGTTAGTGGTCAAGCACAGACTTGGAACCTCTCCAGTGCTTAAAGTCTATAACCCGATCTACCGTGAAGTCTTTAATCAGGACTGGATTAACCAAGAATTAGCCCAGTTACGTCCCTATTCGGAAGCCTTTAGGGCTTGGGTGGCCTCGGATTGTCAGGATCAGTCACTGTTGTTGCGGGGTCAAACTCTAAAGAATGCTCAAGCCTGGGCAAAGGGTAAAAATTTAAGTTATCAGGATCAACAGTTTCTGGCAGCAAGTGAGAAAAAGCAGATAGAGGAGCAAATCGCTCAAAAGGAACGAGATGCGGAATTAGAGAGAGAGAGGAAGGATAGGGAAGCAGCCCAGAAGAGAAATCTGGTACTAACTGAAGCGAATCGGAAAGCCAAACGACAGATGCTTTTCGGGTTGGGTGTCTTAATTTTAGCGTTATTGGGAGCTGGAATTTCTGTAAAAATAGCAGCAATTAGAGTGATAAACGCGAATCGCCAGGTTGATTCTGCCAAAATAGAACGTGACCAGGCAAAGGAAGAAGTTAAATATGTCTCGCAGCTATCTGAACTAGCTGTAAGACTTGACAGTGCAAATAAGCGCTCTGAGGCAGCAAGAGCCAGGAAACAAGCAGCTCTATCCTTTGAGATTCAAGACTATGAACTCAAACAAGCCATGCTCCTGAGCAATATTTCAATTGCTTATCAGCAACTTGAGCAGTTCGATCAGGCAAATAAGGCAGTTTCAGAAAGTTTGGATATATTAGCAAATTCAGATAAGATAAACTCTCTAGAACACTCAGCTCTTCTTGCCCAATCTTTAAATATCCAAGCTCGTTTACTCGCAGCTCAAGGAGATACTCAAAGAGCATCGTCTGGTTACGCCAAAGCTTTTGATACTATCCAATTATTAGGGAGTGATTTAACTAGGATAAATCCAGCTATACTGGTTTATTTTAGAGAGATTGTAGAGAGTGTTTATAAAGAGTTTATCGGGTTGCTTTTGGACTGTAAAGAAACTGGCTCTAAGCAGCACAATCTGATAAAAGTGCGTCAGATTATTGAATCTCTCCATTTGACTGAACTCAATAACTTCCGTGAGATAGTTCCCTTGAATCCTAATCTCATCGAAATTGACCAGATTGATTCCCAAGCAGCAGTAATCTATCCTATTATTTTAGACGACCGGTTAGAAGTAATTCTTCACTTGCCCGGTCAACCATTGCACCGCTACTCAACAGCTTTATCTGCAGAAGAAGTTGAGGAAACCCTTAGCAGGTTTAACCAGTTAGTGTATCAGCCGCATAGACGTGTATGGCGTATATTATCTCCAAAAGTTTACGAATTGCTGATTAAACCAGCAGAAACTAAGTTAGCTAAAAGCAGCATCAAGACTCTCTCTCGTATTTGTGCCCAATAG
- a CDS encoding AAA-like domain-containing protein, producing MPRSLRVRPEYIDQVKLAVQRNGFPRQKDLADELLLSLSTVSNYLNGKAVYNLHFQEISEKLGQDWNAIPFFDENTGNDTSDHGTVNSEVVITHCPEENSSLIYVQRPPIEHSCYQALLGPGALVRIKAPRLMGKTLLMVRMLDQLAQKGYRKAYVNFHLAHSNDLTDVDRLFKWFCISVGQSLKIPNRLRDYWDEDFSTAKVDCTEYFENYLLPEAGAPVVLCLDEVDRVFPYPEVASEFLGLLRAWHERGKVEQVWKRLRLVVVHSTDVYIPLNINESPFNVGVPIELPEFTPEQVQELARQHGQDWSESLVEQLMGMVGGHPDLVQQALSHCQIHGNHSLAQLLQAAPTDAGIYANHLRHLWRMLQPHPDLAKALLQVIDANAPVHLDLIAAYKFYSMGLVKKQGNQVRLSCNLYRQYFRDHLGELS from the coding sequence ATGCCACGCTCACTCAGAGTTCGCCCAGAGTATATTGACCAGGTAAAATTAGCGGTTCAACGCAACGGTTTCCCTCGCCAGAAAGATTTAGCTGACGAGTTATTACTATCTCTATCAACTGTCAGTAATTATCTGAATGGGAAAGCTGTATATAACCTGCATTTTCAAGAAATTAGTGAAAAATTGGGGCAAGACTGGAACGCCATCCCATTCTTTGACGAAAATACTGGCAATGATACGTCAGACCATGGGACAGTAAACTCAGAAGTAGTGATCACACACTGCCCTGAAGAAAACTCTTCATTGATTTATGTCCAACGTCCTCCCATTGAACACTCCTGTTATCAAGCCCTTTTAGGTCCCGGTGCCTTAGTCAGGATTAAAGCCCCGAGGCTGATGGGGAAGACATTGCTGATGGTGAGAATGTTGGATCAGCTTGCCCAGAAGGGCTACCGAAAGGCCTATGTAAATTTCCACTTAGCCCATAGCAATGACTTAACCGATGTCGATCGATTGTTCAAGTGGTTTTGTATCAGTGTTGGTCAAAGTTTGAAGATACCGAATCGGTTGAGAGATTATTGGGATGAAGACTTTTCCACCGCTAAAGTGGATTGTACCGAATACTTTGAGAACTATCTTCTGCCTGAAGCTGGCGCTCCCGTGGTTTTATGCCTAGATGAAGTAGACCGAGTGTTTCCCTACCCTGAGGTAGCTTCAGAATTTTTGGGATTGCTGAGGGCGTGGCACGAACGGGGGAAAGTGGAACAGGTCTGGAAACGGTTGCGGTTGGTGGTTGTCCATTCCACAGATGTTTATATCCCCCTCAATATTAATGAATCCCCGTTTAATGTGGGAGTGCCGATTGAGTTACCAGAATTTACCCCCGAACAAGTCCAGGAATTAGCCCGACAACATGGACAGGATTGGAGTGAATCCCTTGTGGAGCAACTGATGGGGATGGTGGGAGGTCATCCTGATCTGGTACAGCAAGCCTTATCTCACTGCCAAATCCACGGTAATCACTCCCTGGCGCAACTGTTGCAAGCCGCTCCTACAGATGCTGGCATCTACGCTAACCACCTCCGACATCTGTGGCGGATGCTGCAACCACACCCAGACTTGGCCAAAGCACTGTTACAGGTGATTGATGCTAACGCTCCTGTGCATCTGGACTTGATAGCAGCCTATAAGTTTTACAGCATGGGGCTAGTGAAAAAGCAGGGCAATCAGGTCAGGCTCAGTTGTAATTTATATCGACAGTATTTTAGAGACCACCTAGGGGAACTGTCATGA
- a CDS encoding XisI protein — protein sequence MERLNQYREWIQQVLARHNQFVPSYGEIEQFTVFDHDDDHYLLVTVGWSGDRRVCGSLIHIDIKGEKIWIQHDGTEVGVADELVELGVPKSEIVIGYHDPNARKLTEFAVG from the coding sequence GTGGAACGATTGAACCAGTATCGGGAATGGATTCAGCAGGTATTAGCTCGACATAACCAGTTTGTACCTTCTTATGGTGAGATTGAACAATTTACAGTGTTTGACCACGACGATGATCATTATTTACTAGTAACAGTTGGCTGGTCAGGTGACCGCCGAGTTTGTGGTTCGTTGATCCATATTGATATCAAGGGAGAAAAAATCTGGATTCAACATGATGGTACTGAGGTGGGTGTCGCCGATGAGCTAGTAGAATTGGGAGTACCTAAGTCAGAAATTGTCATCGGTTATCATGACCCCAACGCACGTAAGTTGACCGAATTTGCCGTAGGATAA
- a CDS encoding Rpn family recombination-promoting nuclease/putative transposase — translation MFVELPKFEKQLEELEQLDELWMYFLKNAPSLDTVPLKMANKRKRV, via the coding sequence GTGTTTGTAGAACTACCCAAGTTTGAGAAACAGTTGGAGGAGTTAGAGCAACTGGATGAGTTGTGGATGTATTTTTTAAAAAATGCGCCTTCCTTAGATACGGTGCCACTGAAAATGGCGAATAAGCGTAAAAGAGTATAA
- a CDS encoding iron uptake porin has translation MNRSKNLWLSVLKSPTLFVGATLLISSSAVAATEEALPEETISQESAVNPNTTVETLTVEAAPDLTSITQSVLPSDLPLVADASTGDTVELSNSTISNSASDSVTSYGDEETAQDDLMGPVTGVSQLNGNTVEDDSMEQVTNVSQLRDVSPGDWAYEALRSLVERYGCIAGYPNATFRGNRALTRYEFAAGLNSCLNQIERLLGGVTGDFITREDLESLQRLIQEFETELATLGARVDNLEGRVAFLEDHQFSTTTKLKGEVIFALADAFGGDADDVQTVFHNRTRLNFVTSFTGKDALLTRLQAGDVPRLFTGAGGELAGTQEGRFTYDGPTGNDVIIDILRYKFPLGDKVTVQLLANRALHHYYADTVNPFFEGRAGGSNAITRFAERNPIYRIGPFGAGAALAIKPIKDVRIDLGYISNTASNPQEGQGLFNGNFSAIAQLVYGSDFKVGFTYIRGYEDNADGRPRLILGGTGTALANLNPAALGNATSLGTVDFDSAKVESNSFGVQTSLRLTPNIVLNGWAGYTDAELIGLGDAEIWNFAAGIAFPDLGKKGNLAGIFGGAAPTLRGLDLDDGNSNFDNDFAYQVSAFYKYKLNNNISVTPGVVWLLNPNQSSDNDDVVIGTLRTTFTF, from the coding sequence GTGAACAGATCAAAAAATTTGTGGCTCTCTGTGCTAAAATCGCCCACCTTGTTTGTTGGGGCAACCCTATTGATTTCATCCTCAGCAGTAGCAGCAACTGAGGAAGCTTTGCCAGAAGAGACAATCTCTCAAGAATCGGCTGTCAACCCTAACACTACAGTAGAAACACTGACAGTAGAAGCAGCCCCTGACCTCACCTCCATAACTCAGTCTGTTCTTCCCTCTGATCTGCCATTAGTCGCTGATGCCTCTACTGGGGATACGGTGGAGCTCAGTAATTCTACTATCAGTAATTCTGCTAGTGATTCAGTGACCTCATACGGTGACGAGGAAACTGCACAAGATGACTTGATGGGACCGGTGACTGGTGTTTCTCAACTAAATGGAAACACTGTAGAGGATGACTCTATGGAACAAGTCACTAATGTGTCTCAACTCAGAGACGTTTCTCCTGGAGATTGGGCTTATGAAGCATTACGCTCTTTAGTAGAACGCTACGGCTGTATTGCTGGTTATCCCAATGCTACCTTCCGAGGTAACCGAGCCTTGACTCGCTACGAATTTGCTGCTGGTTTGAATTCCTGTTTGAACCAGATTGAGCGTTTACTGGGGGGCGTTACTGGAGATTTTATCACCCGTGAGGACTTAGAAAGTCTACAACGGTTAATACAGGAGTTTGAAACAGAACTGGCTACCCTAGGGGCACGAGTAGATAACCTAGAAGGACGAGTAGCGTTCTTAGAAGACCATCAGTTTTCCACTACCACTAAACTCAAGGGTGAGGTAATCTTTGCTCTAGCTGATGCTTTTGGAGGGGATGCTGATGATGTTCAAACCGTTTTTCACAACCGGACTCGTCTCAACTTCGTAACCAGCTTTACCGGTAAGGATGCGCTCCTAACCCGTCTCCAAGCTGGGGATGTACCAAGGTTGTTCACAGGGGCTGGTGGTGAGCTGGCCGGAACTCAAGAAGGTCGCTTTACCTACGATGGACCAACTGGTAATGACGTTATTATTGATATCTTGCGCTATAAGTTCCCGCTCGGGGATAAGGTAACGGTTCAACTGTTGGCTAACCGAGCACTCCATCACTATTACGCAGATACCGTTAACCCTTTCTTTGAAGGTCGTGCTGGTGGTTCCAATGCTATTACCCGTTTTGCTGAACGTAATCCCATCTATCGGATTGGGCCGTTTGGTGCTGGTGCTGCTCTTGCCATCAAGCCCATCAAGGATGTTCGGATTGATTTAGGTTACATCTCCAACACCGCTAGCAATCCTCAAGAAGGCCAGGGTCTATTCAATGGCAACTTTTCTGCGATCGCTCAGTTGGTTTATGGTAGTGATTTCAAAGTTGGATTCACCTACATTCGGGGTTACGAAGATAATGCTGATGGACGACCCCGTTTAATCCTAGGGGGTACTGGCACGGCCCTGGCTAATCTCAATCCAGCAGCCTTGGGGAATGCTACCAGTTTAGGCACGGTTGACTTTGATAGCGCAAAAGTCGAAAGTAACTCTTTCGGTGTTCAAACCTCTTTGAGACTTACCCCCAACATCGTACTCAATGGCTGGGCAGGCTACACCGATGCTGAGTTGATTGGCTTGGGTGATGCTGAAATTTGGAACTTTGCTGCTGGTATCGCTTTCCCCGATTTGGGCAAAAAAGGTAATCTCGCCGGAATTTTTGGTGGTGCGGCACCAACCCTCAGAGGACTGGATTTAGATGATGGCAACAGTAACTTTGACAATGATTTTGCCTACCAGGTTTCAGCGTTCTATAAGTACAAACTCAACAACAACATCTCGGTCACTCCTGGTGTAGTTTGGCTTTTGAATCCTAACCAAAGTTCTGACAATGATGATGTAGTCATCGGTACCCTCAGAACCACCTTCACCTTTTAA
- the psbA gene encoding photosystem II q(b) protein, with product MTTVLQQSNTSVWSQFCNWVTSTNNRLYVGWFGVLMIPTLLAATTCFIIAFIAAPPVDIDGIREPVAGSLMYGNNIISGAVVPSSNAIGLHFYPIWEAASLDEWLYNGGPYQLVVFHFLIGVFAYMGREWELSYRLGMRPWICVAYSAPVAAASAVFLIYPIGQGSFSDGMPLGISGTFNFMFVFQAEHNILMHPFHMLGVAGVFGGSLFSAMHGSLVTSSLVRETTETESQNYGYKFGQEEETYNIVAAHGYFGRLIFQYASFNNSRSLHFFLGAWPVIGIWFTALGISTMAFNLNGFNFNQSIIDSQGHVINTWADVLNRANLGFEVMHERNAHNFPLDLAAAEATPVALTAPAING from the coding sequence ATGACTACTGTATTACAACAGAGCAATACCTCTGTGTGGTCTCAGTTCTGCAATTGGGTCACCTCCACCAACAACCGCCTCTATGTAGGCTGGTTCGGTGTCTTAATGATCCCAACTTTGCTTGCTGCTACCACCTGCTTCATCATTGCTTTCATCGCTGCTCCTCCTGTGGACATCGATGGTATCCGCGAGCCCGTTGCTGGCTCCCTAATGTACGGAAACAACATCATCTCTGGTGCTGTTGTTCCTTCTTCTAACGCCATTGGCCTACACTTCTACCCAATCTGGGAAGCTGCTTCCCTAGATGAGTGGCTCTACAACGGTGGTCCTTACCAGCTAGTAGTGTTCCACTTCCTGATTGGTGTATTTGCCTACATGGGTCGTGAGTGGGAACTAAGCTACCGCTTAGGTATGCGTCCTTGGATCTGCGTAGCTTACAGCGCACCCGTTGCAGCTGCTAGCGCCGTATTCCTGATCTACCCAATCGGACAAGGTTCTTTCTCCGATGGTATGCCCCTAGGTATCAGCGGAACCTTCAACTTCATGTTCGTGTTCCAAGCTGAGCACAACATCCTAATGCACCCGTTCCACATGCTAGGTGTAGCTGGTGTATTCGGTGGTTCCTTGTTCTCTGCGATGCACGGTTCTTTGGTGACCTCCTCCTTAGTGCGTGAGACCACCGAAACTGAGTCTCAGAACTATGGTTACAAGTTCGGTCAAGAAGAAGAGACTTACAACATCGTTGCAGCTCACGGCTACTTCGGTCGTCTAATCTTCCAATACGCTTCCTTCAACAACAGCCGTTCCTTGCACTTCTTCTTGGGTGCATGGCCTGTAATCGGTATCTGGTTTACTGCACTGGGCATCAGCACCATGGCATTTAACCTCAACGGTTTCAACTTCAACCAGAGCATCATTGACTCACAAGGTCACGTGATCAACACCTGGGCTGATGTACTAAACCGGGCTAACCTAGGTTTCGAGGTAATGCACGAGCGTAACGCTCACAACTTCCCTCTAGACCTAGCTGCGGCTGAAGCTACTCCTGTAGCTTTGACTGCTCCAGCAATCAACGGTTAA
- a CDS encoding LysR family transcriptional regulator yields the protein MRIEQLQAFLAVTQTGNFGQAAQKCGVTQSTISRQIQSLESHLGMPLFHRTAHAKLTLAGEQLLPRARKICQEWQTATQELADLIAGKQPELCVAAIQSVCAHYLPPILKQFCRAYPQVQLRVTALGSDRSLKVLRDGLVDVAIVMNNRFLTTSSEMVVEVLYEEPIQVLMASDHPLVNYQPVPWSELIKYPQVVFKSGYGMQRLVQQQFARLGANLRAVMELNTLEAFQGVVRQGELIALLPKSAVINVQQDSTLAVRSLEKLPESVASSNKLVGSVSALDSKWTRQVVLVTTRDRLEIPPIQHFCKLVRQLDMPTVQAWNVQLPALAQA from the coding sequence ATGCGGATTGAGCAGTTGCAGGCATTTCTGGCAGTCACCCAGACAGGTAATTTTGGACAAGCGGCACAAAAATGCGGCGTAACACAATCGACTATCAGTAGACAAATTCAGTCTCTCGAAAGCCATTTGGGTATGCCACTGTTTCATCGCACTGCTCACGCCAAGTTGACTCTTGCAGGGGAACAGCTGTTACCCCGTGCTCGTAAAATCTGTCAAGAGTGGCAAACTGCTACCCAAGAATTAGCAGATTTGATCGCAGGCAAGCAGCCAGAATTGTGTGTAGCAGCAATCCAATCAGTCTGCGCTCACTATTTGCCACCGATATTAAAGCAATTTTGTCGGGCCTATCCTCAAGTGCAATTACGAGTGACTGCCCTCGGAAGCGATCGCTCTTTGAAGGTACTGCGAGATGGTCTAGTGGATGTGGCCATTGTCATGAACAATCGCTTTTTGACCACTAGTTCAGAGATGGTAGTTGAGGTACTCTATGAAGAGCCGATCCAAGTCCTGATGGCATCAGACCATCCCTTAGTCAACTATCAACCAGTGCCCTGGTCAGAACTGATTAAATACCCACAAGTAGTCTTTAAAAGTGGCTACGGGATGCAACGTTTAGTACAGCAGCAGTTTGCCCGGCTAGGGGCTAATTTGCGGGCAGTTATGGAGTTAAATACCCTAGAAGCATTCCAAGGAGTAGTGCGCCAAGGAGAATTGATTGCCCTATTGCCCAAATCAGCCGTGATCAATGTACAGCAAGACTCTACTCTGGCTGTACGATCCCTCGAAAAACTACCAGAATCCGTGGCTAGCTCCAACAAACTAGTAGGTAGCGTCTCTGCCTTGGATTCCAAGTGGACTCGTCAGGTGGTCTTGGTCACGACTCGCGATCGCTTAGAGATTCCACCAATTCAGCATTTTTGTAAACTGGTGCGTCAGCTGGACATGCCAACAGTTCAGGCTTGGAACGTCCAGCTGCCAGCCCTTGCTCAAGCTTGA
- a CDS encoding anthranilate phosphoribosyltransferase family protein — protein MSNAFRELLKKVGSGVHTGKALTREEATTAIRLMLTQEATPAQIGAFMIAHRIKRPTSEELAGMLDAYDQLGPRLEPWDINHRQDASRSLSSASSLGITVLGTPYDGRSRTAPVTPLTALVLATAGVPVVMHGGDCMPTKYGVPLIQIWQGLGMDFSQLSLPQVQQILERTGLGFIYLPQHFPQAHQLVSYRDQIGKRPPIATMEILWSAYRSGDQGETHHVAGYVHPPTENLFRQTCQLRLVKNFTFVKGLEGSCDLPRDRTAIIAISQPSASQGFERLLLHPSEYGLAGKELPFESTTTLLAQYQEILKGKSNPLMPAAIWNGGFYLWRCGICQDLTAGLAKAEDLFTSGNVEQKFNEIVDYLHKLQ, from the coding sequence ATGAGTAATGCCTTCAGGGAATTATTAAAGAAAGTGGGCAGTGGTGTACACACTGGGAAAGCGTTAACTCGTGAGGAAGCCACCACTGCAATCCGCCTCATGTTGACACAAGAGGCTACACCAGCGCAAATTGGAGCATTTATGATTGCCCACCGCATCAAACGACCGACCAGTGAAGAACTGGCAGGCATGTTGGATGCTTATGACCAACTTGGACCAAGGTTAGAACCCTGGGACATCAACCATCGACAAGATGCTTCTCGGTCACTTTCGTCTGCTTCATCCCTGGGGATTACAGTGTTAGGAACACCCTATGATGGACGAAGCCGTACTGCACCAGTCACACCCCTGACCGCCTTAGTCTTAGCTACTGCTGGGGTACCTGTGGTCATGCATGGGGGAGATTGTATGCCCACTAAGTATGGAGTCCCCTTAATTCAGATTTGGCAGGGATTGGGCATGGATTTCTCCCAACTTTCTCTGCCCCAGGTGCAACAAATATTGGAGAGAACTGGCTTAGGATTTATCTATTTACCCCAGCATTTTCCCCAAGCTCATCAGTTAGTTTCCTACCGCGACCAAATCGGGAAACGTCCACCCATAGCAACCATGGAAATTCTATGGTCTGCCTATAGGTCTGGTGATCAAGGAGAAACTCATCATGTTGCCGGGTATGTTCATCCACCTACAGAAAATCTGTTTAGACAGACATGTCAGCTGCGTCTTGTCAAGAATTTTACCTTTGTCAAAGGCTTAGAGGGTAGCTGTGACCTACCACGCGATCGCACTGCCATCATAGCCATTAGTCAACCATCAGCCAGTCAAGGGTTTGAGCGTTTGCTACTCCATCCGAGTGAATACGGTTTGGCTGGCAAGGAGTTACCGTTTGAGTCAACCACTACACTGCTGGCACAGTACCAGGAAATCCTAAAGGGTAAATCCAACCCATTGATGCCAGCCGCTATCTGGAATGGTGGGTTTTATCTGTGGCGTTGTGGTATTTGCCAAGATTTAACAGCAGGTCTGGCCAAGGCTGAAGATTTATTCACCAGTGGTAATGTGGAGCAAAAATTTAACGAAATTGTTGATTACTTACACAAGCTTCAATAA